A single genomic interval of Hoplias malabaricus isolate fHopMal1 chromosome 7, fHopMal1.hap1, whole genome shotgun sequence harbors:
- the pde4dip gene encoding myomegalin isoform X4, protein MLDSKAKDLCRICARELYGNQRRWIFHPAAKLSLQVLLSHALGRELTRDGRGEFACSKCAFMLDRMYRFDTVIARVEALSIERMQKLLLEKDRLRQCIGGLYRKNNTDDICAGMTGGTTDASIVDISGLSDSKYSSLIEDDLAYSVYESWAEQETLDHHQHPTHYHQCQAGSDASSAQRSRKCKGCAALRVADSDYEAVCKVPRKVGRSTSCGPSTRYSVSVLGGAEEAFPEPAQVPPETDIQSSSLTEVNQICETEQSSLSPSTSVESLDTAVDVSQPCPPALVDLGQGDIEEEKGMTQRHEKEQNLRTSSGSGLELALSLVKSFECRPVQVPRGSRLPVPIKPVSTLSEGPPSSLLIPQAGTDCSFSMQTLDMVPSSIQQVLQLDMSDIEEDLWIDDYVQCRPLGLQKKLIGEQQSQLVQYENAAGQCVSELQKAQLQVQSLQTKIRESEISNKKLQKRLVEMECELRSVREAAQGQERTIQTLSDSLNTKDMEMADLQQLIKEQKELLCSLKKQNQRQHLHQLQMSGVALGQLQTEQLELQVSLFSAQLELQGVQRSQCQAQRREDDLTRHNQRLLIDLQGAIHQRRESEKHNQELLAALQKARSDLEQMEERMKEEVREKERNVEERDCSIRELKTSLQHKEQLLHDYSELLDGQKEPGGNRDILIYKLKQRIQERDRALEHAVDERFVCMEQKEDEIRRLQLLLREKERDMEKLRCVLSSNEETITSLEALVRGKALEVEQVSEAWRSSQRIQHESKDAHTCSLRERDTLISQLQSTLHTRTKEAEGLTAALLSKTTMGSSEVLEELKSRLHLKERLFQELLADRNRQTQEHHTYIQDLLNTIHTRDQYIKDSAERMGQVMSEQAVRQQELRRQAISAENASQSTTEKSADTQCLQEELRLVLARERAAQNEVSTLHSTLAINQDRLQSQASELEALKQTLSIKDKLIKDLQMQMVEPSGLPLVQKLTQELQELRERGLLQDQSCPNQKGSMEDLASMETELTATSQADTGDFPSDEEEEDECNTSEFTDSTEEDEHCKLTAQSLAIMQAFEQHEGPVARPLSQDAVMEGLGLSEVKLLVEQKRAVERELWDLKAQLEKAGFSSFSQMRKALLSLRSENEELRILVSERKTKESGYKASEEEIKEVQNPAEDSLQAHLKTLKSEKRCFRPHSLDLQSLLSQPTQVKQQVEGVCGEAFLSHVEAGLKECTVRLRSDLELVQQESRELQERLMVSEATVHAQAEQLKDYRELLTETSVQQDSKQVQVDLQDLGYETCGRSENEAERDDTSSPEFDDLELCTSLSCRDGVSQWWSGAAPVGRVEGDVVFLQQLVEDLRGQLSRSQALVRSLQTRAQSTTPSSTPRKVNWGLESGAEEDEGWQSSDGCGSLPRRPRPDTELQELVARVSSLEEQLRKGKGCTEETKNSTWPGKFDALIQAQARELSHLRQRMREGRGVCHILTQHLGDTTKAFEELLRANDIDYYMGQSFREQLSQNSSLAQRVAAKISSRDHAELPEDKTGHELLAIRLSKELQQKDKLIESLRSKLDQQKPRSDTPASSHALSDATDQSERTSFISDEQGSTNEDLELCSELDAVSDFGQVEATERSNADSQCNKSPAPSHPSFPPSLTSSHGQHSSSSCHSMHCTSHQPVQTGFSGAQVKPVSGYSLGTGLPQQAFQQSPLTGLNASPGLKSGAGLLESSALWDMAYGSQTVREGAYGDVSSGSSGYQSGARHTGADLMEEHLREIRNLRRRLEDSIQTNDRLRQQLEDKLASTARDGGGAPTNIYIQGLDSVGQLTNEVRTLKDDNHALQCQLQQARRDGMKEVEQLREVVLSGRGRLKQAELEAERWAEQCKLLQTQMQEQTQATLQLKQEKQSNQENANRLQHEVNVLQQQLSESRRLVHTLQCELQVYQRMCDSTKNVNTGTGRSLTLDLKEPQSPMRLLEQQLSDRLDPNILHSSVRKQLFHDPSPSPPVRDTGLLSPASPVSAELPVKPQSSLLNFQSSAGDSPKPGSGRRGESDVPDGSFACRTGSHVVGHIDNFGAVQQQLLEGKVIIRKIETTLRSGIEIALQEGYVSSLLTNTTALKQILEEAASALKMFWRAALPSTETTTRQLQKETSLREEVISLRRKLSDQEQNLRDTMETLRSSNRTKDSMEQFIVNQLSRTRDVLQKARTNLEVKSQAQCTAPLVAEVL, encoded by the exons ATGCTGGACTCCAAAGCGAAGGACCTGTGCCGTATATGTGCCCGGGAACTGTATGGTAACCAGCGGAGATGGATATTCCACCCTGCGGCCAAGCTGAGCCTTCAGGTCCTACTGTCTCACGCTTTGGGCAGGGAGTTGACCCGGGATGGCCGCGGAGAGTTCGCCTGCAGCAAGTGTGCCTTCATGCTGGATCGCATGTACCGATTTGACACTGTGATCGCCAGAGTGGAGGCACTGTCTATTGAGCGCATGCAGAAGCTCCTGCTGGAGAAAGACCGGCTTCGACAGTGCATTGGGGGCCTCTACCGTAAGAATAACACAGATGACATCTGTGCTGGAATGACCGGGGGCACAACGGATGCCTCTATTGTGGACATATCTGGCCTGTCTGATTCTAAATACAGCTCTCTGATAGAAGACGACCTAGCGTACTCAGTGTATGAGTCCTGGGCTGAGCAAGAAACTCTGGATCACCATCAACATCCCACACATTACCATCAGTGCCAAGCTGGATCAGATGCGAGCTCAGCGCAGCGTTCTAGGAAGTGCAAGGGATGTGCTGCACTGCGAGTGGCTGACTCTGACTACGAAGCTGTCTGCAAGGTGCCAAGGAAAGTGGGCAGAAGTACCTCTTGTGGACCCTCGACACGATATTCAGTCAGCGTTTTGGGCGGTGCAGAGGAAGCTTTCCCTGAGCCTGCCCAGGTGCCTCCAGAGACAGACATTCAGTCATCAAGCCTAACTGAAGTCAATCAAATCTGTGAAACAGAGCAGAGCAGTCTCAGTCCATCAACATCTGTAGAATCACTCGACACTGCAGTTGATGTTAGTCAGCCTTGTCCACCAGCCCTTGTGGACCTTGGGCAGGGAGATATAGAAGAGGAAAAAGGCATGACCCAGAGGCATGAGAAAGAGCAGAACCTCAGAACTAGTTCTGGAAGTGGACTGGAGCTGGCTCTCAGCTTGGTGAAAAGTTTTGAGTGTCGGCCTGTCCAGGTCCCTCGAGGCAGTCGGCTGCCTGTGCCTATCAAGCCTGTGTCCACTCTTTCTGAGGGGCCTCCGTCTTCACTTTTGATTCCTCAAGCAGGAACAGACTGTTCTTTCTCTATGCAAACCCTGGACATGGTTCCTTCAAGCATCCAGCAGGTGCTGCAGCTGGACATGTCAGACATAGAGGAGGATCTTTGGATAGATGATTATGTGCAATGTAGGCCTTTAGGCCTCCAGAAG AAGCTGATTGGGGAGCAGCAGTCTCAACTGGTGCAGTATGAGAATGCAgctggtcagtgtgtgagtgagctgCAAAAGGCCCAGCTTCAAGTCCAGTCCCTCCAGACCAAGATCAGAGAGAGTGAAATCAGCAATAAG aaacTGCAGAAAAGGCTTGTCGAAATGGAGTGTGAACTGCGGTCAGTTCGAGAAGCGGCACAAGGACAAGAGAGAACAATTCAGACTCTTAGTGACTCTCTAAACACCAAGGATATGGAG ATGGCTGATCTCCAGCAGCTTATTAAGGAGCAGAAGGAGCTTTTATGTTCTCTGAAAAAGCAGAACCAACGACAGCATCTTCATCAGCTGCAG ATGTCAGGGGTAGCACTGGGCCAACTGCAGACTGAGCAGCTGGAGCTGCAGGTTTCTCTCTTCTCAGCACAGCTGGAGCTGCAAGGTGTCCAGAGAAGCCAGTGCCAGGCCCAGAGGAGAGAGGACGACTTGACACGCCACAATCAGCGTCTCCTCATTGACCTCCAGGGGGCAATACATCAGAGGCGGGAGTCTGAAAAGCACAACCAG GAACTCCTTGCTGCTCTACAGAAAGCACGTTCGGACCTTGAGCAGATGGAGGAGAGGATGAAAGAAGAggtcagagagaaggagagaaatgtGGAAGAGAGAGACTGCAGCATCAGAGAACTAAAGACCTCTCTGCAGCACAAAGAGCAGCTGCTGCAT GACTACAGTGAGCTGCTGGATGGGCAGAAAGAGCCTGGTGGAAACAGAGACATCCTCATTTACAAACTCAAGCAGCGCAttcaggagagagacagagcccTGGAG CATGCTGTGGACGAAAGGTTTGTGTGTAtggagcagaaggaggacgAAATACGCAGACTGCAGCTGCTccttagagagaaagagagggacatGGAGAAGCTGCGCTGTGTGCTCTCCAGCAACGAGGAGACAATTACG AGTCTGGAGGCTCTGGTGCGTGGTAAGGCTCTAGAGGTGGAGCAGGTGAGTGAGGCCTGGCGAAGCAGTCAGCGGATTCAGCATGAGAGCAAGGACGCACACACATgcagcctgagagagagagatacgcTCATCAGCCAACTCCAGTCCACCTTGCACACTCGCACAAAAGAGGCTGAG gggCTGACAGCTGCTTTGCTCAGCAAGACAACTATGGGCTCCAGTGAGGTTTTGGAGGAGCTGAAGAGTCGCCTGCACTTGAAGGAACGTTTGTTTCAGGAGCTGCTGGCAGACCGCAACCGTCAGACCCAGGAGCACCACACATACATCCAGGACCTCCTTAACACCATTCACACCAGGGACCAGTACATCAAG GATTCTGCAGAGCGTATGGGTCAGGTGATGTCTGAGCAGGCAGTGCGGCAGCAGGAGCTCCGCAGACAGGCCATCTCAGCAGAAAATGCATCACAGAGCACAACAGAGAAGTCTGCAGACACTCAATGTCTTCAGGAGGAGCTCCGACTGGTTCTTGCCCGAGAGAGAGCGGCCCAGAATGAGGTGTCtactctacactctacactgGCAATTAATCAGGACAGACTCCAGTCTCAAGCTTCAGAGTTAGAGGCTTTGAAACAGACCTTGAGCATCAAAGACAAGCTCATCaag GATCTACAGATGCAGATGGTGGAGCCCTCAGGTCTTCCACTGGTGCAGAAACTGACTCAGGAACTGCAAGAGCTCAGAGAACGAGGTTTACTTCAGGACCAATCCTGCCCCAACCAAAAG GGTAGCATGGAGGACCTGGCATCAATGGAGACTGAGCTGACAGCCACATCTCAGGCTGATACTGGAG ACTTCCCTtcagacgaggaggaggaggatgagtgTAATACCAGTGAGTTTACAGACAGCACTGAGGAAGATGAACACTGCAAACTAACAGCTCAGTCTCTGGCCATTATGCAG GCCTTTGAACAGCATGAAGGACCTGTGGCCAGGCCACTATCCCAGGATGCAGTGATGGAGGGTCTGGGTCTGTCAGAGGTGAAGTTGCTGGTGGAACAGAAGAGGGCAGTGGAGAGAGAGCTCTGGGATCTTAAGGCTCAGCTGGAGAAGGCTGGCTTCTCCTCGTTTTCTCAGATGAG GAAAGCACTGCTTAGCCTGCGTTCAGAGAACGAGGAGCTCAGAATCTTAGTGAGtgaaagaaagacaaaagaaaGTGGGTACAAAGCCTCAGAGGAGGAGATAAAAGAGGTTCAGAATCCTGCTGAAGATTCCCTTCAAGCTCATCTGAAAACCCTCAAAAGTGAGAAGAGATGCTTCAGGCCACATTCATTGGACCTGCAATCACTGCTTTCACAACCTACACAG GTAAAGCAGCAGGTGGAGGGAGTGTGTGGAGAAGCCTTTCTGAGCCATGTGGAAGCTGGACTGAAGGAGTGCACAGTGCGTCTGAGGTCAGATCTGGAGCTGGTGCAGCAGGAGAGTCGTGAGCTGCAGGAGAGACTGATGGTGTCTGAGGCTACTGTACATGCCCAGGCTGAGCAGCTTAAAGACTACAGAGAACTGCTCA CAGAGACGTCAGTGCAGCAAGACAGTAAGCAGGTGCAAGTGGACCTGCAGGACCTGGGGTATGAGACGTGTGGCCGCAGTGAGAATGAGGCAGAGAGGGATGACACCAGCAGCCCAG AGTTTGATGATTTGGAGCTATGTACCTCTCTTTCCTGTCGTGACGGAGTCTCTCAGTGGTGGTCCGGTGCAGCTCCAGTGGGCCGAGTGGAGGGTGATGTGGTGTTTCTTCAGCAGCTGGTGGAGGATCTCAGAGGTCAGTTGTCTCGCTCTCAGGCGCTGGTGCGAAGTCTACAAACCCGAGCCCAGAGCACCACACCCTCCTCAACACCACGCAAAGTTAACTGGGGATTAGAGAGTGGGGCTGAGGAGGACGAGGGCTGGCAATCATCAGATGGCTGCGGGTCACTGCCCCGTCGACCACGACCTGACACTGAGCTGCAGGAGCTGGTGGCCCGGGTGTCTTCTCTGGAGGAACAGCTGAGGAAGGGCAAAGGTTGCACAGAGGAAACCAAGAACAGCACCTGGCCTGG TAAATTTGATGCGCTTATCCAGGCACAGGCTCGAGAGCTCTCTCACTTGCGGCAGCGAATGCGAGAGGGTCGAGGGGTTTGTCACATCCTGACTCAGCACTTAGGGGACACCACTAAAGCTTTTGAGGAGCTGCTACGAGCCAATGACATTGACTACTACATGGGCCAAAGCTTCAGAGAACAACTCTCCCAGAACTCCTCACTGGCCCAGAGAGTGGCAGCCAAGATCAGCAGCC GGGATCATGCAGAACTCCCAGAAGACAAGACAGGTCATGAATTACTTGCAATCCG GTTAAGTAAAGAGCTCCAGCAGAAGGACAAGCTCATAGAGTCACTGCGCTCCAAACTAGACCAACAGAAACCCCGCTCTGACACACCTGCCAGCAGCCATGCTCTCTCAGATgccactgaccaatcagagcgcacATCCTTCATTTCAGATGAGCAGGGATCCACCAATGAGGACTTGGAGTTGTGTTCAGAACTGGATGCTGTCAGTGACTTCGGACAAGTGGAGGCAACTGAAAGGAGCAATGCCG ATTCCCAGTGTAATAAAAGCCCCGCTCCTTCACATCCATCCTTTCCTCCATCGCTCACTTCTTCCCATGGTCAACACTCGTCCAGCAGCTGCCACAGTATGCACTGCACCTCTCACCAGCCAGTGCAGACAG GTTTTAGTGGTGCTCAGGTCAAACCCGTATCCGGCTATTCACTGGGCACTGGGCTACCCCAGCAGGCCTTTCAGCAGTCTCCACTCACCGGTCTCAATGCCAGCCCAGGTCTCAAATCGGGGGCTGGACTCCTGGAgagcagtgcattgtgggatatGGCATATGGGTCTCAAACAGTGAGAGAAGGAGCATATGGTGATGTCTCCTCTGGCTCATCAGGATATCAGTCTGGTGCCAGACACACAG GCGCAGACCTTATGGAGGAGCACTTGAGAGAGATTCGCAACCTCCGGCGACGTTTAGAAGATTCCATCCAGACCAACGATCGTCTGAGGCAGCAGCTGGAAGACAAACTGGCCTCCACAGCACGAGATGGAG GAGGAGCCCCTACCAACATCTACATTCAAGGACTTGACTCAGTCGGTCAGCTCACAAATGAGGTTCGAACTCTAAAGGATGACAACCATGCTCTCCAGTGCCAGCTCCAACAGGCTAGAAGAG ATGGCATGAAAGAGGTGGAGCAGTTGCGGGAGGTGGTCCTATCAGGTCGCGGCAGACTGAAGCAGGCGGAGCTGGAGGCAGAGAGGTGGGCGGAGCAGTGCAAGCTGCTGCAGACACAGATGCAGGAACAGACGCAGGCAACACTGCAGCTGAAGCAGGAGAAACAGAGCAACCAGGAGAATGCTAACAG GCTCCAGCATGAAGTCAACGTTCTCCAGCAGCAGCTGAGTGAGAGCAGACGACTTGTGCACACATTACAGTGTGAACTGCAGGTCTACCAGAGAATGTGCGACTCTACCAAGAATGTGAACACGG gaACTGGACGGAGTCTGACTCTTGACCTGAAAGAGCCACAGTCTCCCATGCGTCTGCTGGAGCAGCAGCTGAGTGACAGGCTGGATCCTAACATACTCCACTCATCTGTCAGAAAACAACTGTTTCATG AtccttctccctctcctcctgtTCGAGATACAGGACTCTTAAGTCCAGCCTCACCCGTTTCTGCTGAACTGCCAGTCAAGCCTCAATCGTCTCTGCTGAATTTTCAGTCTTCTGCTGGTG ACTCACCCAAGCCTGGTTCAGGACGTAGAGGAGAGAGTGATGTTCCTGATGGCTCCTTCGCCTGCAGGACGGGGTCTCATGTTGTGGGTCACATAGACAACTTCGGCGCTGTGCAGCAGCAGCTTCTAGAGGGCAAAGTAATCATCCGCAAAATTGAGACTACACTACGGTCCGGCATAGAGATTGCCCTGCAGGAG GGATATGTGAGTAGCTTGCTGACTAACACTACTGCCTTGAAGCAAATTTTGGAGGAAGCAGCTTCTGCCCTCAAGATGTTCTGGAGGGCAGCTCTTCCCAGTACTGAGACCACCACCCGGCAGCTTCAAAAG gaGACATCTCTGAGAGAAGAGGTAATTTCTCTGAGACGTAAACTGTCCGATCAGGAGCAGAATCTAAGGGACACCATGGAGACTCTGAGAAGTTCTAACCGCACCAAGGACAGCATGGAGCAGTTTATTGTCAACCAAC TGTCCAGAACCAGAGACGTGCTGCAAAAGGCTCGCACAAATCTAGAG GTGAAGTCCCAGGCTCAGTGTACAGCTCCTCTGGTGGCGGAAGTGTTATGA